Within the Telopea speciosissima isolate NSW1024214 ecotype Mountain lineage chromosome 4, Tspe_v1, whole genome shotgun sequence genome, the region ttctgttTGATTCTGGGtccactggtggggtccacactgaaccaggaatatgaggtggtccctcagagtcccctctttcactggagggtgtccatggtcatgttgggtggtccccacaattataataattaaaaatacccaaaatcagccactaggcgatgtctctgggccttgctgcatcgcccagtgccatcgcccagagaattccagcaacagaAGTCAAAGGGGAACAACACAAgagtttgaccctgggttatggtattgtccccatatgcccattatgggtttatacatgatttttcagaggtgggtcccaccattttagggaggagagagattacctgggatccaagtcatacatcagtctgtgagctgtgcaagtgcaagggtctgctatccatcttctaataggtatatagggaaacatgttcaaagcattctcattgatctcattgagtagagtgatgctccacagtgatcctggtggcctggccaggggttcctgcacttcagtcagattccagtcattcagggggcagggtttgacacggGGTCTTCATCCAGGGGGGTTGGCACCCAAGGAGATCCAtgccccaagggggttggcgcccaaggaggTCCACGCCctcaagggggttggcgcccaagggtggccgcgcccgaTGGGGTTCGCGCCCGTGGGTGTTGGTGGTCGGTGCCTACGGTTGGTCCTTCACTGGCCTTGTTTTGGCTTCCTTCCTTAGACTGGGACACGTGgcgacctctgattggttggagtGAATTTGGGGTTCATCAAGAATCACAAGACTCCGACTCTCCTATTTAATTATTCTTATGAGGAGGAATGAGAGTTAGACACTTTGTCAAGAGAGGAGAGACTCTACTCATTGGGGTATATATTtgagttttggatatttatGGAGTGAGTTACCAACATTTGTATATTTCAGACTATATAGTGAATTTTCAATTCTGTCGTGTCACCCGTGGTTGTAAGCCAAAGGCTGAACcacataattttttgttttttttttttttttggtagaaacaaaaTCTAGAAAGGAACGGATTACACTCCTGGTCTCGGAAATACAGTCAATAGAGACACAGGGATCGGAATTGGGCCAAACTATCCTATCCGTTAGGGATAGGGCCCTCCTTGCAAGGGAATCTGCAACAGTGTTGACATCCCTTGAAATAAAACGAAAGGAAACATCGTCAAGATAGGAGATCAAGTGTTTAATATCAGTGATTATTGATTGAATAATCAGCAGCACTGGCGAAGAGGCTTCACATAGGCAGTTGATAACGTTCTGGTTGTCGCTTTCCactattttttgattttttttcgaTGAATGAAAAATTAATTAAGAGAAAAAGCAGAGTACAATGACAAAACCTAAAGGCAAGACGGCAAGGGGGCCCCTATCTAAGTACCAgaacatctaataaaagatgatACATCAAAAACCAAGGGTGGAGCAAAACATCAATAAAAGGATGATGCAACAAAAGTCAAGGGAGGgtagaaacataaaaaattcGGGATGGAGGAAACATTAGAGGGAGGTCACAAAATCAGGCTAGATGCCTATTTCTTAGTGTGTCTGCCCTTGCCAAACGAATGAGAAGTAGTTTGTGTCTAATCTCAAAAGAAATAGCCTCCCAGATCTGTTCTTTAGTATGTGATGATAAGGTccacttctcttatttctttcgCACCAAATATGGTGAATCACAATACAATGAAGGTAAACTTACCAATAATGTCAAATATTGACTTaccaatataattttttttttaaatccaccTCCATATTCTCTGAAAAGGAAGAATAGTTTATTGTTGAGGCCAACACTTACTAAGAGTCCCTTTCCAAACAGATCTAGAAAAAGGACAGGAAAAAAAAGGTGATCTACATTTTCTTAGATTCCAACATAGACAACAATTTGGTATAGAAAGGTTTCTCTTAAGGAGAAACTCCTAGGTTGATAGGGATTGAATTAAAACACGAACTATGAAACTATGTCTAGGAATCAAGGGTGTCTATTGGGACGGGTCTATACTGGCACCGGTACAAAAGGTGCCAATCCTAGTATCGTCCCATTTAGTAAACAAGACCAAACCTAGGTCTCAGTCCCGATTATTAACAAGATGGGACGGTACCGGTTTCTAAACGGTTCtaggcccaaaaaaaaagggagaagattTTTAATGGTTCCAAGATGATTCCATTATTTGAAAGCAACTTAGAATACGAAACTAAGATAAATTTCATGGATTTACTTCTTCAATATCTTCCATAAGATCATATGTAATCTTCTCAAAATGACATCTAAGAATTAATGACGCCGAACTAAACATACCCATATATGGTTTTAGTGTCATCACCAAACAAGTTTAaaaacttttaccaaaaaaaaactacagcCATAAAACTTCACAAAATAACAtgaaatataccctttgaaaGGGTACTCATAGTTCCGGTACCTAACCGGTATGTCGGTACtggtaccattgggaatcccgtcccaaTTATTTTTCgataccaaaatcagatcccaATACCGTCCCATTTATTAATAGAACGGTCCGATACCATTTTAGTGGTACGGTTCCCAATTCTAGTCCCAAATTGACATCTTTACTAGGAATGTATGAATTAAACTAGACAATCCTAACCAAGGTATTTTCTCAGATTTTGATCTAATCAAATTCCGTGCAGAGGCCAAACTGAATTTGTTTGAAGAATTTGCTtgccatagtactaaatctccacTCCCTCTTGGCTTCGATAGTGAAGATCGCAGAGAGTCTAGACCCAAGCTCAATTAAATTATTTCAAGTGTTAGGGCCAGAACATTAAGTTCCATCATCGATGAGACCTTAACCAACCTATCATATCCAACATCGTATCTGATTCGGTCTCCATATCTGAAAATGAGAACACCATCAAGATGCCATTTATTAAACCACAAATAAGTATCACATCCATCATCAATGCTTGATCTAAGGGTGTCTCTAACTAGATGTCTATACTTTAGTAATTTCCTCTAAGCCCAAGAAGCATCAAATGAACAAGTTataatccaaataaaatattactttaAGTATCTCGAATATACCCAATCAGTCCAGTGTTCATCTTCTATTCCTATCTTTTACCATAATTTTCTCTTGATCTCTTAACTCAAGCTCAACCAAGACCACCAACATAAGGAACATCATGACGAAAATTCAGGGTATTGCCATGCAAAAGACTCATGAAAGTTTAAGAATCTCCCTTGGCTTGTTAAAATGGTTTCAACATTGTTGGTTCTCAGAAAAGGAGGATGAGAGAAATTGGACTTGAGATATCTCTCTCTAGCAAACAGCTTGCACTGCCAACTTCTTAGGGgtgttggagttggagttgctGAATCCAAAAGTTGCTCCTGAAACATTGATCGAACAAGATTCCTTTTTCAAACATGCTTTCTGCAACACAGAAAGAGTGTTTGGAACATCGCTGCTGCCTTTCTTAAATGATCCACATGTGCCTTGGGGATCTCCGAAGCTGGCAAATTCAATAGCAGAGATTTGGCCACCTTTGCATGAGAGTTCCATGATGCTTCCCTCATATGCATTCCCACATACCTTTCCTACTATGACAGTTTGGAAATTAATCTGTGTGGGGTTGCCACCCATTTCTTCGAACAAGATCAATGTGTTATCCCCTTCATTCAAGAATGATCGCGGGATGTGGTACCTACAGTAACTTTAATAGTTAgtttataagaagaaaaaaaatatattaaccaGTTTCCATTCTGCCATACAAGGTAAACTTGACAAGCTGTTTGACTAGTTTGGTCAAAACAGTTTTAGATCAGATGTAgagctataaataggggtgcaagtttggcagCCCATCAAGCCTGAACAAACCTGAAAATTTCAGGGTTAGGCTTGCCTACCAGCCAGGCCAGGATTGGATTGGGCCAGACCAGTTAGGGCCTGGGCTGTGAAGCCTGGTGTTGACCCCGTATATATATATGGCCATGAATTAAATATCATTAAGTTATATATAAtaattcaccccaaaaaaagttATATATAATATACATCATTTGATCTAATacattaaaaatataaatatttaggttaaaaattaaatttttgatGTTTTATGTAAATtaacataaaatgataaaagcAAGGCCAAGCTCGGTCCGCCTAAGCTAGGCATGGTTGGGCCTAGCTTGAGATAACCAACCCAACCTTGAGCTAAGGAAGGCCTGGGCTGAGCCTTGTGGACCACTAGCTTTTAGGCATGGCCATGCATGTGTAGCTTATAGTCACTAATATAAGAGTAATGCAAGTAAGTTTGTTAATTACCATCTTTGAGAAGGAAGCCCACAATCAGGCATGCAATTTGTATCATGGAATTGTCCACGATAATCACATATCTCAGAGCATTCAAAACCCTGAGGGGCTTTCGCAATCATGGTCAGCCAGAATCTTCCAATGCCATGTCCATTCACCCAGGCATGTCCCTTACCCATACCCAACAAATCTACCACCACAGGATCATTACCCAAAGGAGCCTTGAAGCTGGTCTGCCATTAATTACACacattaattaattattcaatacCTAGTAGTTAACAATTAATGTATTATTTCAAACTCCTATAGTGAAAACCATGTATAAGAGTGTGTGGGTGTGTTACCTTGTACCATGTCATAGGCCTATTCAAGGGAAGTCCTTCTAAGGTCCATTTTTTGTTGTGGGACAGTTTATCATTGTAGAATTGCTTGTTCTCACCGTTCAAACCAATCTAcatccagagagagagagagaaagagaatttggAAGTTAGAATTTGAGATATATCGAAGAACCACTAATTGAATCTTTACTATTCAAAattattaataatatatattacCTTATAGGACCATTCGTTTGATGATAGATCTTTAGTAACATTATCATTTCCAATCAACTGAACTGGACCACCAACTATTCCATTGGGTACCATATCAAAAAATGATCCATAATTCTGCACAATCAAAGAATAGTTAATGCAAATGGCCTTTCATTCAAAGCCCGAAGAATATTTTCTATCATTCACTTAATTTACTTGTGATTCATAAAACAAAAATGGGGCATTAATTTACAGTTCACATAAATCACATCAATTGTGAGCTTTGTAACAGAGCAAAATGAATTTAAGTACCTTTAATCCAACTGTGGCACTGAGTAAAGATAAATGGTTAGTGCCTTTGTTCAATGTGACTGCTTTCTCAAACACAAAACCTTTTCCATCACTACTCCAGTCAGATCCTGTTAGTCCACCACCAAATTTagaaatttaaattaataacaGGGATTACAACATTCAAATCAACATTAACAGTTAAATATTGGGAAAAAAGTTTAAGCTAATCAAGTTTAAATTATTACCCATTCTCTTCTTGTTGACATAAGCATGAAGTACATGGCCTGTTGTATTCACATGCAGGATCGCATTTTTACCGAAAGAATCATCGATGTTCACACTGTAAGATCCCCACAGCAACATAATTTACTAATCAGATTACATTAAAAGTTAGCCAACTTGGACTCAGCCTCACAGATTaggaaaaacagaaagaaataaTGAACAAAAACTACCTAGTCATGTACCACAGGTAGTCACTAGCATCAACAGTTGTTGCCTTCTGCTCAAGAAGCTTGTTTGCAGTAAACGATCCCTTTCCTGTGAGGGCATCTTTCAAGGGCTCAGCCTTCCATAACCAATTGAATTGGGTATCAACATTGCTTGGCTTGTATGTCTTCAAGTATGTCTGGGTGATGACCTGAaagcccaaaagaaaaaaattttgaacttcTGAAACCctgagaagaaaatgaaaacttttaTAAGAAAGGATTACAATAAATTTCATAATCGAAGTAAAAGCTCCTTACCTTAGCAGTGTTGTAGATCTCTTTGTTGCAATCAGCAAGAAGACTAACAGACCAAGCAGGTAGAAAATACTTGCCGTTATTTCCCAAGTCAACATTCACATCTTGTTTAGAATCAATGTTGCTCAAGAAGCAGAATGATTTTCCAGTAGAGTTGTCCGTGAATGTAGTAAGCTATAAACAAAATGAAACGACATTAATTACTTCCTTTTTCATTCTCAATTCCAATGATTTACAGAAAACAAAACGAGTTGAAGAATTACTGAGGATGGGTTATTGAAACTTATACCATCACATTGTTTTGGATGTCCTTGTTTATAAATGACTGCTTAGTGAGAATCTTCTCAGCTGATTTGATCACTTCATGAAGTTGCTTTAGGTGTCCCCACTTTGGTTGATTCAAAATCCCTGAGAGTTATATACATattaaaattaatttcattttATGGAGAAGAATGTCATCAAATTCTTATTGACGATCACATAATAACTAAACAAAAACCTgttttaattattcttttactttttcTGAAAATGGAGGGAGGCTTTAAACAATAAGTTTAATATTAACACAAAATGATGATTTACCATATTCATCGAGTGGTGCATCATAATCATAAGTGGTTGCGATATACGGGCCACCTGCTGTACGACCAAAATTTGTTCCTCCATGGTACTGAAAAAAATGATCAAGGAAATATACATTAAATTCTTTCTCAAGATACATGTACATAAGTAATATCCACCTACTTATGTATGTATGTCTATGCAAATGCCACAGAGAAGTCCTCTcctatttatatattatttgttggggttttttttttttttttggtaaactattTGTTGGGGTTTCATAGCTAGCATTTCTGCAAATTAAAGGGTCTAGTCTGATGTAGAGAAGGTTTCTGAAGAATTTCTGCATCGGTTGGACCGGCAGAAGTCCACCCGATCAGGTTGAAAGTTATAATTTGCCAGCGCAGCTTTCGAGAGCTGTAACTTTTGACTCGGGTGGAATTGCATGAGCCACAAGTTTCGCGGTCAAATTCGCACGTTTAAGGGGTGTAGTGAGCCTGTGAAGTTTTTTAgaaattttagtttcctattttatttttttctatattagttagtttcttgttttatttaggtttccttttcctttgtaatCCACGACGAAATAAAATCATCTTGAAGTTTGGAATCAATTCAGtttgtttgctcttcttctatgttggaattagggttttacttACCTTGAGGATTCGAAGGTCGTGAGCACTAGAACGAGATCTAGCCCCCATACTTCCTACGGTGTCATAGTCTCTATTAATTAATGGTGTAGGTGTTGATCTGACTAGGGGAACTAACCATATAGTAGTTTTGGAGGACACCACCACTTTGGAAGAAACGGGCAACTGCATAAGCCACATCTTCAGCAGCTCTATGGCGGGCTGGTAGGCCCCACATCTTGAACCTGAAAGAAAGAAAGCCTTCTAATTATAAAGGAAGGAGAATTAACTCTGAAGAGTTTGTACTTGATTTTGAGAGATGATGAGTTAAAAGCATACTCACGAGGCAGTCCAGTTTTCAGTCCACATTTTAGGACTTTTTGAGTTATTTGGCTTCCAATCCCATCTGCCATAAAATCCATTTTCTGTATTTATCTGATCAAAGATGATACAAACACAGGGTTACCTAATAACCGAAAAAACTGTCTatataagagaaaaaataataagaaccAAACATACCATGATCAGAAGCAAGAAGGAAGAAGTACAGGATTGATAATTTTATCTATCCTTACAAAATAGACCGATAATTGAAACAGAAATGATATCTTACCATAGGCTGCGGTGCATTATCCTGTTGACACATGATCCATGGAATGCCAATATTTTGGGATTCAGCCATCTTTGCACACCACTGCATATACTTTACCCCTGCCTCTCCATAAGGTTTCATGATATCACCATATTCGTTCTCAATCTTTAATTTGCACATCAACCGATCGAACTCTCAAATAATTAGTAGTTGTGATTAATGTATAATGATAACATTATTAATAGTAgtagcaacaacaacagcaacagcaatggtACTATTACATATAGACGGAAACCTGTGCAAGGATTATGGGTCCTCCTTGTGGAGCAAAGAGGTTTGCTTTTTTAACCATGTCAACAATTTTGGTGGTGAAGGTTTGCATCTCATCCTGTAAATAGGTAAGAAAATGAATGATCAGAAGGCAGAAATTAATGGTTGTCAGTACCTTGAAACACTGCCCATGAAGAAATCTGCTTTCTTTGGAACCTTGTACACTTGATTGTCTGTCCTTAATTCAATTCCTGGTAGATTATGCAACCACACTGGGAATCCTCTGATATATAAAAGAAATGGCACTTAGTTAGTAATTGTGAAATCTATATAGATAATTATAAAAGGGTGCTGGTTACTTGGACGTCTGTGTTGCTCAGCTTAGGAGTAGACAGAAGGCACCCTACTATGTTTTAAATTCTGGATTGAAACTTTTTATACACCAAATTTGAGGGTCAGGCATGTGAGATATGGTAAAATCTTGTCTTGTATTATGTGACAAGAAGAGAATAAGTACAAGGGAAATGACCTATATATACAAGGTATGGTCAACACAAAGAAAGAGCTATCCAAGGAAAGCAAAAATTGCTACAGCTATTTTAATGAGATTTACAATCCATTACAGCTACTCTAATGAGATTTACGATCTATTACAGCTAACAAGGTAAACTTCCAGCCACATGCGTGGTAGATATGGCTACCCATTCTGTTGCAAGCCTTACCCGTAGTTCCATTCTGCACAGACATAAGGACCGATGCGAAGAATGCCATATAGCCCAGCTTCTTGAACTGTCTTGAAGAATTTGATGAAGTCTACGTCTCCCTCGAAATTGTACTGAGTAGTTGACACAGAAAACAGTAAAGGATGATGGGTTACAGATATATATTCTGCTGCTGAGACACTATATATCACTTTCAGATTGAGATCAAAACCTGGTGGCGTAGGGGCTCATGTACATTCCAGAAAATGTAAGTCTCAATTACATCGACTCCACCCTCCTTTGCTTTCTGAATAAGGTCTGGCCACATCTGAATCAATCAATGTAGAAATGGTATGTTCTAATTATTAGTTTTCCGGCAAAGTATGAATTGAACAAATTATAGTATCAGAAGAGAAACCCATCAAGTGTGCAATACTTTACCTCTGCAGTGCTGCGTGGGTAATGGATCGACCCTGAAATCAGAATTCTCGGTTCTCCATTGATCAGAAGTTGGCCATTGTCATAAGTGACCTGCGTTGCTGCTGCATGTGCCAGAAGTGAAGTCCAAAAACAGAGCAGGCTTATTAAACCCAGAACAAGTTGCATTTCTCTCCAAGACTCCATCATAACTCTTACCTGTGATGCTTAGAACTGCGTTCTGCAGGGAAACAATTTatatgtaaacagatcggataaTCCAAATTTCTAACACTAGATAAATCCGGTACAACAGAATTCTAGCTCAGAATAGTATCTCATGATCCAAATTTCTAAGATTAGACAAAGATTGTACAGCAGAATCGTGCCTCAAAAATCCCATTTCCCTTTGAAAACCCGTGAGACACGTTCAATGTTTGATAATTCACAACTCATTTTGTTTCACAGGAAAATTGGAAGGTCACAAATCGACCTCTAAGCAAATGTGAAAAGGTGATAAAGCAGGACCCGTGACTATGAAAAATGACCCAGTTAACCCTCAATAATATCGGACATGTCACTTGTAATTTTATTCTCTCATTTATCAATCCGAACACTACAGTTCTTTGCATCCCAAATAGTAATCTCTTAGAACCAAAATCTTAAACCTCAAAAGTCAAAAAAGGAAGATACTTCGTTTGATAGAGTGAATGTGATCATTTGATAAATGGAATGAAAATTCAAACCTCACAGCACAATCACATCTCAGAATGCTGTGGTGAAGCACTCTATAAATGCGCTTTGGAAGCTGAAGGGGAAGCCTTGAGGTCACTCTTCTTGATAATGGAAACCTCGAAGTTGCGTCCCACACTTCGACTAACTGCGATGGCATCCCAAAGCCCCATGCCCGCCGTGCTTGGGTTCCCACTTCCAAGAAAGCTGCTGATCGTTCTCGCCAGGCCAACGAAGTCTTGCCGACCGTTACTGATGTCCGACGAGTCTCCGTCTCTCTGGCGGTGTTGGGAGAGAATTCCAGTCTAGTCCAATGTAACGGTAACCTGCCCCTGTCCATCCAACGGTCGATTCCCTTGGGAGATGAGGCTGTGATGCAAGCACGGTTCTCTTCTGCACCAAGCCTTCTTTTAGCTTCTTACGCTGGATCTGCTCTGGATTTGGGTCCTCCGTAGCGCGACACAGCGTCTAGCGCACGGTCTGCAGCGCACcggcacgcagcccaacacacagGTGGGTTGTTGGGGTGCGTGCCCATGCGCTGCAGACTGTCAGATGTGCGCTACACGCTATATCACGCTACAAAGGAGCCCCACGTGTCTGCTCTCCGTGGGCCTTTTGGCTCTCCTGCCAACAGGTTTTCTGTTTCAACGGATCCAGTGCCCAGGGAGGCTTCTAAACGCGCTGGGCACTCCATGGGTGTTGGATCGTGATCTTCTACAGCGCACTGCCCGTAGCGGCTTATGTGGCCCAAACAGAACGCCGCACACAATGTCTGCCTTACCCatgcccaagcgccttgccgagcaggggtaaggtaggCATTGCGCGTGGCGCTCTGTCTGGGCCACACAATGTCTGCCTTACCCATGCCTAAGCACTCTATTGTTGGGTGCTAGggtccttggagaggagcccgaCGCCTGTTTCAACTACTTTGGACAATGACACTGACATTGTTGAGGGGGTTTCACATTTTACCCATTTAGCCCTCCTCTACCATAGTTccc harbors:
- the LOC122657853 gene encoding beta-galactosidase-like, which codes for MMESWREMQLVLGLISLLCFWTSLLAHAAATQVTYDNGQLLINGEPRILISGSIHYPRSTAEMWPDLIQKAKEGGVDVIETYIFWNVHEPLRHQYNFEGDVDFIKFFKTVQEAGLYGILRIGPYVCAEWNYGGFPVWLHNLPGIELRTDNQVYKDEMQTFTTKIVDMVKKANLFAPQGGPIILAQIENEYGDIMKPYGEAGVKYMQWCAKMAESQNIGIPWIMCQQDNAPQPMINTENGFYGRWDWKPNNSKSPKMWTENWTASFKMWGLPARHRAAEDVAYAVARFFQSGGVLQNYYMYHGGTNFGRTAGGPYIATTYDYDAPLDEYGILNQPKWGHLKQLHEVIKSAEKILTKQSFINKDIQNNVMLTTFTDNSTGKSFCFLSNIDSKQDVNVDLGNNGKYFLPAWSVSLLADCNKEIYNTAKVITQTYLKTYKPSNVDTQFNWLWKAEPLKDALTGKGSFTANKLLEQKATTVDASDYLWYMTSVNIDDSFGKNAILHVNTTGHVLHAYVNKKRMGSDWSSDGKGFVFEKAVTLNKGTNHLSLLSATVGLKNYGSFFDMVPNGIVGGPVQLIGNDNVTKDLSSNEWSYKIGLNGENKQFYNDKLSHNKKWTLEGLPLNRPMTWYKTSFKAPLGNDPVVVDLLGMGKGHAWVNGHGIGRFWLTMIAKAPQGFECSEICDYRGQFHDTNCMPDCGLPSQRWYHIPRSFLNEGDNTLILFEEMGGNPTQINFQTVIVGKVCGNAYEGSIMELSCKGGQISAIEFASFGDPQGTCGSFKKGSSDVPNTLSVLQKACLKKESCSINVSGATFGFSNSNSNTPKKLAVQAVC